TGGGAAAGCGCTGGTCGGCAGATGCCTCGCCGATCCTGCCGCCGTGCACCGCGTTGGGGACCGCGATTCTCCGGCGAGCTGAGCCAGAATCGGGTCCAACCTCGGTGGCTTCCAGCGGCCGTTGACGCGCGGCCGCTCCTCAGCCGGCGCGTCCAAGGGTGCCCCTGCTCACTCGATCGGCAGCCGGAATTTGATATCGTTCCGGACATCAGATTCGAGCCGGAGGCCTTCGCCCCTGCGTCCCCCGCGCAGCGAAAGGAAGGAAAATGCCGGAGCTGCCTGAAGTCGAGACGATCCGCCGCGGCCTCGTGCCGCTCCTGGTCGGCAGGAGGATTCTCTCCGTCACGGTGCGCGAGCGGCGTCTGCGCGAGCCGATTGCCGTGCGCGGCCTGGCGAAGCTGCGCGGCGCCACGATCACCGGCATCCGGCGCCGCAGCAAGTACCTTCTCCTGGATACCGATGCCCAGCTGACCTTGCTCGTCCATCTCGGCATGACGGGGCAGCTCTGGGTCTCCGACGCGCAACGGCCGAAGCAGACGCACGAGCACGTGGTGATCGCGCTCGACGACCGGCGGCAGCTGCGTTATGCGGACGCGCGCCGCTTCGGCCTGCTGCGCCTGCTGCAGAGCGACCTCCTGCACCGCGATCCGCGTCTGCAGGGTCTGGGGCCGGAGCCTCTGGACGCTGCGCTGACCGCCGAGGTGCTCACCAAGGCCACCCGCAACCGGAAGAAGCCGGTCAAGAACTTTCTGATGGATACTCGCTCGATCGCGGGCGTGGGAAACATCTATGCCTGCGAGGCGCTGTACCGCTGCAAGGTGAGCCCGAGACGGCCGGTGGGGAAGATCAGCCGGGACCTATGGGAGGAAATCCTGGCGAGCCTCCGGGAAGTCCTGAACGAGGCGATCACGGCCGGCGGGACGACGCTGCGCGATTTTCTCAACGCCGACGGCGAAGCCGGCTATTTCGCCATCTCCCTGCGGGTCTACGACCGGGAGGGGAAGCCCTGCCTTCGCTGCGGCACGAAGATCCGCCGCATCGTCCAGGCGGGCCGCAGCACTTTCTTCTGTCCCCGCTGCCAGCGCCGTTAACCGGCGCCGGCAGCGGCGGAACACTGTTTCCACTAACTCCTATTTGCTGCCGCCAAAGATGCTGATTCCGACCCGCAGGCCGTGGCTGTCCTCGTCGTCGAAGCCATCGGCTCCTTGCAGGCTGCGAAAGAAGAGGTCGAACCGTACGGCGGCGGAGTCTCCCACGAACACCTTGGCGCCGACGCTTGCGGTCCAGGCATTGTCGACGACATCTCCCAGGTCGCCGCTGACGATGCCGTAGGAGGCCTCGACGAACCCGGTCACCTTGTCGTTGGCCGGCATCCAGTTGAAGGTGTAGACCGGTCCCAGGATGGTCGCATCGGAGCTGGGGCCGGAATCGGGATCCACTTTGAGGTAGGACAGAATGGCGCCGACCTCGTGGTAGCCTTTACCGAATATCCATTGCCACTGCCCATCGGCCTGCATGGTCGTCCCGACATCTTCCGTGTCGACCCATGAAGCTGAGAAGCTCGTTTCCTGTTGCTTCTCCTCGAGGGTGGAAGCGGACAAAGGGGATGCAGCGAACCCGAAGAGAACCAGGACTGTGGTGATGCCGGCCAGCCACGTTCGCATTCGAGCCTCCTTTGAAGGGGGTTTGCGGCTCTTCTTGCCTGAAGCCCGTTCACAATAGCGCGCCTTTGCCGCGTTGCCCACACTCGACGTCATTTCTCCGTGAAGCCGCCGACGCCCCAACGGCGAAACTCGATCTCCGGCCCCATGATGCGATAGAGCAATTCCCGACGGCGTCTGCTATTGTTCCGAGAATGTCTCTCTCAGCCGGTGCCCGTCTGGGTCCTTACGAGATTGTCGGCCCTCTCGGGGCCGGGGGGATGGGCGAGGTCTACCGCGCCCGGGACACGCGCCTCGGGCGTGAAGTCGCCGTCAAGGTCCTTCCCCAGAGCCTGACCGATTCGGCGGAGGTTCGCGCCCGCTTCGAGCGCGAGGCCCGCACCATCTCCAGCCTCAATCACCCGCATATCTGCACGCTGCACGACGTCGGCCGCGAAGGGGACGTCGACTACCTGGTCATGGAGCTGGTGGAAGGGGAAACCCTCGCCGACCGGCTGGAGCGCGGTCCTCTCCCCATGCCGGAAGTCCTGCGCCTGGGGAGGCAGATTTCCGACGCCCTGGACCGGGCGCATCGCGCCGGCGTGGTGCATCGCGATCTCAAGCCGGGCAACGTCATGCTCACACGCTCGGGCGCGAAGCTGATGGACTTCGGTCTGGCGCGGACGGCAAATGCGGCAGGTGGCGGCGACCGTGCGACGATGACCGCCTTCACCCGCTCTCCGACGGTGGCGCAGCCGCTCACCGCGCAAGGCTCCATCCTCGGGACCTTCCAATACATGTCACCCGAGCAGATGGAAGGGAAGGAAGCCGACGCGCGCAGCGATCTGTGGGCCCTGGGATGCCTGCTGTACGAGTCGGCCACCGGCCGCAAGGCGTTCGCGGGCAAGAGCCAGGCTTCGCTCATCGCCTCGATCATGGGCGCCGAGCCGGCGCCGCTTTCGAGCGTCGCGCCGATGGCCCCTCCCGCTTTGGAGCGCCTGGTGCGCGCCTGCCTGGCCAAGGATCCCGAGGAGCGCATCCAGACGGCGCATGACGTCAAGCTGCAGCTGGAATGGATCGGCGACGCTGGATCGCAGGCGGGTGTCCCCGCACCGGTCGCGGCGCGGCGGCGGGGCCGCGAGCGCC
This genomic stretch from Candidatus Polarisedimenticolia bacterium harbors:
- the mutM gene encoding bifunctional DNA-formamidopyrimidine glycosylase/DNA-(apurinic or apyrimidinic site) lyase, producing MPELPEVETIRRGLVPLLVGRRILSVTVRERRLREPIAVRGLAKLRGATITGIRRRSKYLLLDTDAQLTLLVHLGMTGQLWVSDAQRPKQTHEHVVIALDDRRQLRYADARRFGLLRLLQSDLLHRDPRLQGLGPEPLDAALTAEVLTKATRNRKKPVKNFLMDTRSIAGVGNIYACEALYRCKVSPRRPVGKISRDLWEEILASLREVLNEAITAGGTTLRDFLNADGEAGYFAISLRVYDREGKPCLRCGTKIRRIVQAGRSTFFCPRCQRR